The following proteins are encoded in a genomic region of Primulina huaijiensis isolate GDHJ02 chromosome 3, ASM1229523v2, whole genome shotgun sequence:
- the LOC140974511 gene encoding uncharacterized protein, with translation MGSSQSTPPHQLPSEDEQLPQHDEEEDEEEDDDSRTTRRIPIDHEALVKKILQQEPEMLPFHASASPLSPQLSTHNTPRIAPSIKVWDPYNVLAPRPPPHSNFHRSDLTTDVYFICHGECHMTLRPDLVSGRCPDAALTPNGKRQARALAVFLKSQGVRFNAVYTSPLDRVRATALSVCQELNFSEEQIQPSDALVEMSQGHWEGCQKSEIFTPEMVSLMERTQPDFSAPSGESLRQVEFRMVQFLNGRITSFPDYKFGSDFSQPDHNMDNHDPAHWESLQQRHLRQVGFPRKKSGKSRLQIVSSSGDHEADDEMSPREPPINQGGLVGDLSHVRSTSTRYSCIGIFSHSIPIKCLVMGVLGCSPVTMDKICIDDSSVTVLQHSWKLGWQIKRLNDTSHLRLL, from the exons ATGGGCTCATCGCAGTCTACTCCTCCACATCAGTTACCCTCTGAAGATGAACAGCTACCACAGCACGACGAAGAGGAAGACGAAGAAGAAGACGACGACTCCAGAACAACAAGAAGAATACCCATCGACCACGAAGCTCTTGTCAAGAAAATCCTTCAACAGGAGCCTGAAATGCTCCCCTTCCACGCCTCCGCCTCCCCTCTTTCCCCTCAGCTCTCCACTCACAATACCCCTCGTATTGCTCCTTCCATCAAGGTTTGGGACCCTTACAATGTCCTCGCTCCTCGCCCACCTCCCCATTCCAACTTCCACCGCTCCGATCTCACCACCGACGTCTATTTCATCTGCCATGGCGAGTGCCACATGACTTTGAGGCCCGATTTGGTTTCCGGGAGATGCCCTGATGCCGCCCTCACCCCCAACGGCAAACGCCAGGCCAGAGCTCTTGCTGTCTTTTTGAAATCTCAAGGAGTTAGATTCAATGCCGTTTATACCTCGCCTCTCGATCGGGTGCGTGCCACGGCGCTATCCGTTTGCCAG GAGTTGAATTTCTCAGAGGAACAGATACAGCCCTCAGATGCACTTGTGGAGATGAGTCAAGGGCACTGGGAAGGATGCCAAAAGTCAGAAATTTTCACACCTGAAATGGTGAGCTTGATGGAGAGAACTCAGCCTGATTTTTCAGCACCCTCGGGAGAATCATTGAGACAAGTAGAATTTCGGATGGTTCAGTTCCTAAATGGTAGGATCACGTCATTTCCGGACTACAAATTTGGATCTGATTTCTCCCAACCAGATCACAATATGGACAACCACGATCCAGCACACTGGGAATCACTTCAGCAGAGGCACCTACGTCAAGTGGGGTTCCCAAGGAAGAAATCGGGTAAAAGCAGGCTTCAAATTGTGAGTTCCAGTGGAGATCACGAGGCTGATGATGAGATGTCCCCTCGAGAACCCCCCATTAATCAAGGAGGGCTCGTGGGTGACCTAAGTCATGTGAGGAGCACGAGCACAAGATATTCTTGTATTGGGATTTTCAGTCACTCGATTCCAATCAAATGTCTGGTGATGGGGGTGCTTGGGTGTAGTCCAGTAACGATGGATAAGATTTGCATAGATGATTCTTCCGTCACGGTGCTGCAACATTCATGGAAACTGGGTTGGCAGATAAAGAGATTGAATGATACATCGCATCTTAGGCTTCTTTGA
- the LOC140972400 gene encoding light-regulated protein 1, chloroplastic produces the protein MQQAAAVTLSSPLNVPRMLAPNHFPKPTCFVSIKPLNALAVNYISPISVFPAEACETIGGDTCVEDVYPEIKLEATKMPHNIGLEAVDREYLDYTTDHKTVLLGEACDVLGGEFCEPAYQMGIC, from the exons ATGCAGCAGGCAGCAGCTGTAACCCTATCATCCCCTCTCAATGTTCCCAGAATGCTCGCCCCCAATCACTTCCCCAAGCCAACCTGCTTTGTTTCGATCAAACCATTAAATGCTCTGGCAGTCAACTACATCTCTCCGATCTC GGTCTTTCCTGCGGAAGCCTGTGAAACAATTGGTGGAGATACCTGTGTGGAGGACGTATATCCCGAAATCAAACTGGAAGCAACCAAAATGCCACATAATATTGGTCTCGAGGCAGTTGATAGGGAGTATCTTGATTACACCACTGATCACAAGAC GGTGCTGCTAGGCGAGGCTTGTGATGTTCTTGGGGGAGAATTCTGCGAGCCTGCTTACCAGATGGGCATCTGTTGA